A region of Oryctolagus cuniculus chromosome 3, mOryCun1.1, whole genome shotgun sequence DNA encodes the following proteins:
- the PPIL3 gene encoding peptidyl-prolyl cis-trans isomerase-like 3 isoform X1, protein MSVTLHTDVGDIKIEVFCERTPKTCENFLALCASNYYNGCIFHRNIKGFMVQTGDPTGTGRGGNSIWGKKFEDEYSEYLKHNVRGVVSMANNGPNTNGSQFFITYGKQPHLDMKYTVFGKVIDGLETLDELEKLPVNEKTYRPLNDVHIKDITIHANPFAQ, encoded by the exons TCTGTGACATTACATACAGATGTAGGTGATATTAAAATAGAAGTGTTCTGTGAGAGGACTCCCAAAACATGTGAG AATTTCTTGGCTCTTTGTGCCAGTAATTACTACAATGGCTGTATATTTCACAGAAACATCAAGGGTTTCATGGTTCAAACAGGAGATCCAACAG GTACTGGAAGAGGAGGTAACAGCATTTGGGGCAAGAAGTTTGAAGATGAATACAGTGAATATCTTAAG caCAATGTTAGAGGTGTTGTGTCTATGGCCAATAATGGTCCAAATACCAATGGATCTCAGTTCTTCATCACCTATGGCAAGCAGCCACATTTGGACATGAAGTACacagtatttgggaa GGTAATAGATGGTCTGGAGACTCTAGATGAATTGGAGAAGTTACCAGTAAATGAGAAGACATATCGACCTCTGAATGAtgtacacattaaggacataacTATTCATGCCAACCCATTTGCTCAGTAG
- the PPIL3 gene encoding peptidyl-prolyl cis-trans isomerase-like 3 isoform X2: MNFLALCASNYYNGCIFHRNIKGFMVQTGDPTGTGRGGNSIWGKKFEDEYSEYLKHNVRGVVSMANNGPNTNGSQFFITYGKQPHLDMKYTVFGKVIDGLETLDELEKLPVNEKTYRPLNDVHIKDITIHANPFAQ; the protein is encoded by the exons AATTTCTTGGCTCTTTGTGCCAGTAATTACTACAATGGCTGTATATTTCACAGAAACATCAAGGGTTTCATGGTTCAAACAGGAGATCCAACAG GTACTGGAAGAGGAGGTAACAGCATTTGGGGCAAGAAGTTTGAAGATGAATACAGTGAATATCTTAAG caCAATGTTAGAGGTGTTGTGTCTATGGCCAATAATGGTCCAAATACCAATGGATCTCAGTTCTTCATCACCTATGGCAAGCAGCCACATTTGGACATGAAGTACacagtatttgggaa GGTAATAGATGGTCTGGAGACTCTAGATGAATTGGAGAAGTTACCAGTAAATGAGAAGACATATCGACCTCTGAATGAtgtacacattaaggacataacTATTCATGCCAACCCATTTGCTCAGTAG
- the CLK1 gene encoding dual specificity protein kinase CLK1 isoform X1, which yields MRHSKRTYCPDWDEKDWDCGKWRSSSSHKRRKRSPSSARENKRCKYNHSKTSDSYYLESRSINEKDYHSRRYIDEYRNDYSQGCDLGHRHRDHESRYQNHSSKSSGRSGRSSYKSKHRIHHSTSHHRSHGKSHRRKRTRSVEDDEEGHLICQSGDVLSARYEIVDTLGEGAFGKVVECIDHKAGGRHVAVKIVKNVDRYCEAARSEIQVLEHLNTTDPNSTFRCVQMLEWFEHHGHICIVFELLGLSTYDFIKENGFLPFRLDHIRKMAYQICKSVNFLHSNKLTHTDLKPENILFVQSDYTEAYNPKMKRDERTLINADIKVVDFGSATYDDEHHSTLVSTRHYRAPEVILALGWSQPCDVWSIGCILIEYYLGFTVFPTHDSKEHLAMMERILGPLPKHMIQKTRKRKYFHHDRLDWDEHSSAGRYVSRRCKPLKEFMLSQDAEHELLFDLIQKMLEYDPARRITLKEALKHPFFYPLKKTI from the exons ATGAGACACTCAAAGAGAACGTACTGCCCGGATTGGGATGAAAAGGATTGggattgtggaaaatggagaagcagcagcagtcaTAAGAGAAGGAAGCGATCACCTAGCAGTGCTCGGGAGAACAAGCGCTGCAAATACAATCATTCTAAAACATCTGATAG ctattatttggaaagcagatcTATAAATGAGAAAGATTATCATAGTCGACGCTACATTGATGAATACAGAAATGACTACAGTCAAGGATGTGACCTTGGACATCGCCATAGAGACCATGAGAGCAGATACCAGAACCATAGTAGCAAGTCTTCTGGTAGAAGTGGAAGAAGTAGTTATAAAAGTAAACATAGGATTCACCACAGTACTTCACATCATCGTTCACATGGG AAGAGTCACCGAAGGAAAAGAACCAGGAGTGTAGAGGATGATGAGGAGGGTCACCTGATCTGTCAGAGTGGAGACGTACTAAGTGCAAGAT aTGAAATTGTTGATACTTTAGGTGAAGGAGCTTTTGGAAAAGTCGTGGAGTGCATTGATCATAAAGC GGGAGGTAGACATGTAGCAgtgaaaatagttaaaaatgtgGATAGATATTGTGAAGCTGCTCGCTCAGAAATACAAGTTCTGGAACACTTAAACACAACAGATCCCAATAGTACTTT ccGCTGTGTGCAAATGTTGGAGTGGTTTGAGCATCATGGTCACATTTGCATTGTGTTTGAATTACTGGGACTTAGTACTTACGACTTCATTAAAGAAAATGGTTTTCTACCATTTCGACTGGATCATATCAGGAAGATGGCATATCAGATATGCAAGTCTGTGAATT TTTTACACAGTAATAAGTTGACTCACACAGACTTAAAGCCTGAGAACATCTTATTTGTACAGTCTGACTACACAGAGGCATATAATCCCAAAATG AAACGTGACGAGCGAACTTTAATAAATGCAGACATTAAAGTTGTAGACTTTGGAAGTGCGACATATGATGATGAACATCACAGTACGTTGGTATCTACAAGACACTACAGAGCACCTGAAGTTATTTTAG CTCTAGGGTGGTCCCAACCATGTGATGTCTGGAGTATAGGCTGTATCCTCATTGAGTACTATCTGGGGTTTACAGTATTTCCA ACACATGATAGTAAGGAGCACCTAGCAATGATGGAAAGGATTCTTGGACCTCTGCCAAAACACATGATACAGAAAACCAG gaaACGTAAATATTTCCATCATGATCGGTTAGACTGGGATGAGCACAGCTCTGCCGGCAGATATGTTTCCAGGCGGTGTAAACCTCTGAAG GAATttatgctttcccaggatgcTGAACATGAGCTTCTCTTCGACCTCATTCAGAAAATGTTGGAATATGATCCAGCCAGAAGAATCACTCTCAAGGAAGCCTTAAAGCATCCTTTCTTTTATCCacttaaaaaaactatatag
- the CLK1 gene encoding dual specificity protein kinase CLK1 isoform X2, protein MLEWFEHHGHICIVFELLGLSTYDFIKENGFLPFRLDHIRKMAYQICKSVNFLHSNKLTHTDLKPENILFVQSDYTEAYNPKMKRDERTLINADIKVVDFGSATYDDEHHSTLVSTRHYRAPEVILALGWSQPCDVWSIGCILIEYYLGFTVFPTHDSKEHLAMMERILGPLPKHMIQKTRKRKYFHHDRLDWDEHSSAGRYVSRRCKPLKEFMLSQDAEHELLFDLIQKMLEYDPARRITLKEALKHPFFYPLKKTI, encoded by the exons ATGTTGGAGTGGTTTGAGCATCATGGTCACATTTGCATTGTGTTTGAATTACTGGGACTTAGTACTTACGACTTCATTAAAGAAAATGGTTTTCTACCATTTCGACTGGATCATATCAGGAAGATGGCATATCAGATATGCAAGTCTGTGAATT TTTTACACAGTAATAAGTTGACTCACACAGACTTAAAGCCTGAGAACATCTTATTTGTACAGTCTGACTACACAGAGGCATATAATCCCAAAATG AAACGTGACGAGCGAACTTTAATAAATGCAGACATTAAAGTTGTAGACTTTGGAAGTGCGACATATGATGATGAACATCACAGTACGTTGGTATCTACAAGACACTACAGAGCACCTGAAGTTATTTTAG CTCTAGGGTGGTCCCAACCATGTGATGTCTGGAGTATAGGCTGTATCCTCATTGAGTACTATCTGGGGTTTACAGTATTTCCA ACACATGATAGTAAGGAGCACCTAGCAATGATGGAAAGGATTCTTGGACCTCTGCCAAAACACATGATACAGAAAACCAG gaaACGTAAATATTTCCATCATGATCGGTTAGACTGGGATGAGCACAGCTCTGCCGGCAGATATGTTTCCAGGCGGTGTAAACCTCTGAAG GAATttatgctttcccaggatgcTGAACATGAGCTTCTCTTCGACCTCATTCAGAAAATGTTGGAATATGATCCAGCCAGAAGAATCACTCTCAAGGAAGCCTTAAAGCATCCTTTCTTTTATCCacttaaaaaaactatatag